A single window of Pseudomonas benzenivorans DNA harbors:
- the nuoG gene encoding NADH-quinone oxidoreductase subunit NuoG — translation MATIHVDGKHLEVDGADNLLQACLSLGLDIPYFCWHPALGSVGACRQCAVKQYSDENDTRGRLVMSCMTPASDNTWISIDDEEARQFRASVVEWLMTNHPHDCPVCEEGGHCHLQDMTVMTGHNARRYRFTKRTHQNQELGPFIAHEMNRCIACYRCVRYYKDYAGGTDLGVYGAHDNVYFGRVEDGTLESEFAGNLVEVCPTGVFTDKTHSERYNRKWDMQFAPSICHGCAAGCNISPGERYGEIRRIENRFNGSVNQYFLCDRGRFGYGYVNRKDRPRQPLMVLSKMKMGLDSALDQAAALLKKRKVIGIGSARASLESNFALRELVGAEQFYAGVAESELQLLQLIRDLLQNGPLPVPTLREVEAHDAIFVLGEDLTQTSARLALALRQAVKGKANEMAATLKIQDWHMAAVQNVAQDALSPLFIASVCATRLDDVASECAHAAPDDLARLGFAVAHAIDPSAPAVAGLDAQAAELAQRIAEALLAANRPLIVAGASLGNRALIEAAANIASALKNRERNGSISLVVPEANSMGLALLQGADLTKQSLDAALHALTAGEADALVVLENDLYRHAQADKVDAALAAAKVVIVADHQHTPTAAKAHLLLPAASFAEADGTLVSQEGRAQRFFQVFDPTYHDADNLVREGWRWLHALHSTLQDKAVDWSQLDQVTEACATSVPALAGIRAAAPSASFRIKGLKLSREPHRYSGRTAMRANINVHEPRQPQDQDSAFAFSMEGYSGSAEPRQQIPFAWSPGWNSPQAWNKFQDEIGGHLRAGDPGVRLIEAAAQPLPWFAACSAFNPAPGSLAAVPLHHLFGSEETSARAAPIQARAPQAYVALAREEAARLGVHDGALLSLTLSGQTLRLPLQVRDDLALGLVGLPAGLPGIPAAIAGAVVTALQEAAQ, via the coding sequence ATGGCCACTATCCACGTAGACGGCAAACATCTGGAAGTCGATGGCGCAGACAACCTGCTGCAGGCCTGCCTGTCCCTGGGGCTCGATATCCCCTACTTCTGCTGGCACCCCGCCCTCGGCAGCGTCGGGGCCTGCCGCCAGTGCGCGGTGAAGCAGTACAGCGACGAGAACGACACCCGCGGTCGCCTGGTCATGTCCTGCATGACACCGGCCAGCGACAACACCTGGATCTCCATCGACGATGAAGAGGCGCGGCAATTTCGCGCCAGCGTCGTGGAGTGGCTGATGACCAACCACCCCCACGACTGCCCGGTGTGCGAGGAAGGCGGCCACTGCCACCTGCAGGACATGACGGTCATGACCGGGCACAACGCCCGCCGCTATCGCTTCACCAAACGCACCCACCAGAACCAGGAACTGGGCCCCTTCATCGCCCACGAGATGAACCGCTGCATCGCCTGCTACCGCTGCGTGCGCTACTACAAGGACTATGCCGGCGGCACCGACCTCGGCGTCTACGGCGCCCATGACAACGTCTACTTCGGCCGGGTCGAGGACGGCACCCTGGAGAGCGAGTTCGCCGGCAACCTGGTCGAGGTCTGCCCGACCGGCGTGTTCACCGACAAGACCCACTCCGAGCGCTACAACCGCAAGTGGGACATGCAGTTCGCCCCGAGCATCTGCCACGGCTGCGCCGCCGGCTGCAACATCAGTCCCGGCGAGCGCTACGGCGAGATCCGCCGCATCGAGAATCGCTTCAACGGCTCGGTGAACCAGTATTTCCTCTGCGACCGCGGCCGCTTCGGCTACGGCTATGTCAACCGCAAGGACCGTCCGCGCCAGCCGCTGATGGTGCTGAGCAAGATGAAGATGGGCCTCGACTCGGCCCTCGACCAGGCCGCCGCGCTGCTGAAGAAGCGCAAGGTGATCGGCATCGGCTCGGCCCGTGCCAGCCTGGAAAGCAACTTCGCCCTGCGCGAACTGGTCGGCGCCGAGCAGTTCTATGCCGGCGTGGCCGAAAGCGAACTGCAGCTGCTGCAGCTGATCCGTGACCTGCTGCAGAACGGTCCACTGCCGGTGCCCACGCTGCGCGAGGTGGAAGCCCACGACGCGATCTTCGTCCTCGGCGAGGACCTGACCCAGACCTCGGCGCGCCTGGCCCTGGCGCTGCGCCAGGCGGTCAAGGGCAAGGCCAACGAAATGGCCGCCACCCTGAAAATTCAGGACTGGCACATGGCCGCGGTGCAGAACGTCGCCCAGGATGCGCTGAGCCCGCTGTTCATCGCCAGCGTCTGCGCCACCCGCCTGGACGACGTCGCCAGCGAGTGTGCCCACGCCGCCCCCGACGACCTTGCCCGCCTCGGCTTTGCCGTGGCCCACGCCATCGACCCGAGCGCGCCGGCCGTGGCCGGGCTCGACGCACAGGCCGCCGAGCTGGCTCAGCGCATCGCCGAGGCGCTGCTGGCGGCCAATCGCCCGCTGATCGTCGCCGGCGCCTCGCTGGGCAATCGCGCCCTGATCGAAGCGGCCGCCAACATCGCCAGCGCGCTGAAGAACCGCGAGAGGAACGGTTCCATCAGCCTGGTGGTGCCGGAGGCCAACAGCATGGGCCTGGCACTGCTGCAAGGCGCCGACCTCACCAAGCAGTCACTGGACGCCGCGCTGCACGCCCTGACCGCAGGCGAAGCCGATGCCCTGGTGGTACTGGAGAACGACCTGTACCGCCATGCCCAGGCCGACAAGGTCGATGCCGCACTGGCGGCCGCCAAGGTGGTGATAGTCGCCGACCATCAGCACACCCCGACTGCCGCCAAGGCCCACCTGCTGCTGCCCGCCGCCAGCTTCGCCGAGGCCGACGGCACCCTGGTCAGCCAGGAGGGGCGCGCCCAGCGTTTCTTCCAGGTCTTCGATCCGACCTATCACGACGCCGACAACCTGGTGCGCGAAGGCTGGCGCTGGCTGCATGCGCTGCACAGCACCCTGCAGGACAAGGCGGTCGACTGGAGCCAGCTGGACCAGGTCACCGAAGCCTGCGCCACAAGCGTGCCGGCGCTTGCCGGCATCCGCGCAGCCGCGCCCTCCGCCAGCTTCCGCATCAAGGGCCTCAAGTTGTCCCGCGAGCCCCATCGCTACAGCGGTCGCACGGCCATGCGCGCCAACATCAACGTGCATGAGCCCCGTCAACCTCAGGATCAGGACTCCGCCTTCGCCTTCTCCATGGAGGGCTACTCCGGCTCCGCCGAGCCGCGTCAGCAGATTCCCTTCGCCTGGTCGCCGGGCTGGAACTCGCCCCAGGCCTGGAACAAGTTCCAGGACGAGATCGGCGGCCACCTGCGCGCCGGCGACCCCGGCGTGCGCCTGATCGAGGCCGCCGCGCAGCCACTGCCGTGGTTTGCCGCCTGCAGCGCCTTCAATCCGGCCCCGGGCAGCCTCGCGGCGGTGCCCCTGCACCACCTGTTCGGCAGCGAGGAAACCTCGGCCCGCGCCGCGCCTATCCAGGCACGCGCCCCGCAAGCCTATGTCGCCCTGGCGCGGGAGGAGGCGGCGCGCCTCGGGGTCCATGACGGCGCCCTGCTCAGCCTGACGCTCAGCGGCCAGACACTGCGCCTGCCGCTGCAGGTGCGCGATGACCTGGCCCTCGGCCTGGTCGGCCTGCCCGCCGGCCTGCCCGGAATCCCCGCGGCAATCGCCGGCGCCGTGGTCACTGCGCTCCAGGAGGCTGCGCAATGA
- the nuoH gene encoding NADH-quinone oxidoreductase subunit NuoH yields MNWLTPELNEILVAVLKAVVILLAVVVCGALLSFVERRLLGWWQDRYGPNRVGPFGMFQIAADMIKMFFKEDWTPPFADRVIFTLAPLIAMSAMLMAFAIIPVTPTWGVADLNIGILFFFAMAGLSVYAVLFAGWSSSNKYALLGALRASAQTVSYEVFLALALMGVVAQVGSFNMRDIVDYQAQHLWFIIPQFFGFCTFFIAGVAVTHRHPFDQPEAEQELADGYHIEYAGMKWGMFFVGEYIGIITISALLVTLFFGGWHGPFGLLPQIPFIWFALKTAFFIMIFVLLRASIPRPRYDQVMAFSWKFCLPLTLINLLVTGALVLAAAQ; encoded by the coding sequence ATGAACTGGCTGACCCCCGAACTGAACGAGATCCTGGTGGCCGTGCTCAAGGCCGTGGTGATTCTGCTGGCCGTGGTGGTCTGCGGCGCCCTGCTCAGCTTCGTCGAACGGCGCCTGCTGGGCTGGTGGCAGGACCGCTACGGGCCGAACCGGGTCGGCCCGTTCGGCATGTTTCAGATCGCCGCGGACATGATCAAGATGTTCTTCAAGGAGGACTGGACGCCGCCCTTCGCCGACAGGGTCATCTTCACCCTGGCCCCACTAATCGCCATGAGCGCCATGCTCATGGCATTCGCCATCATCCCCGTGACCCCCACCTGGGGCGTGGCGGACCTGAACATCGGCATCCTGTTCTTCTTCGCCATGGCCGGCCTGTCGGTCTATGCGGTGCTGTTCGCCGGCTGGTCGAGCAGCAACAAGTACGCCCTGCTCGGCGCCCTGCGGGCCTCGGCGCAGACGGTGTCCTACGAGGTGTTCCTGGCCCTGGCGCTGATGGGCGTGGTGGCCCAGGTCGGCTCCTTCAACATGCGCGACATCGTCGATTACCAGGCCCAGCACCTGTGGTTCATCATTCCGCAGTTCTTCGGTTTCTGTACCTTCTTCATCGCCGGCGTCGCGGTCACCCATCGCCACCCCTTCGACCAGCCGGAAGCCGAGCAGGAGCTGGCCGACGGTTACCACATCGAGTATGCCGGGATGAAATGGGGCATGTTCTTCGTCGGCGAATACATCGGCATCATCACCATCTCGGCGCTGCTGGTGACCCTGTTCTTCGGCGGCTGGCACGGTCCCTTCGGCCTGCTGCCGCAGATCCCGTTCATCTGGTTCGCCCTGAAAACCGCCTTCTTCATCATGATCTTCGTCCTGCTGCGCGCCTCGATTCCGCGGCCGCGCTATGACCAGGTCATGGCGTTCAGCTGGAAGTTCTGCTTGCCGCTGACCCTGATCAACCTGCTGGTGACCGGCGCCCTGGTGCTGGCCGCGGCCCAGTAA
- the nuoI gene encoding NADH-quinone oxidoreductase subunit NuoI, with the protein MFTYIRHIIHGTFTQLRSLAMIFAHGFRKRDTLQYPEEAVYLPPRYRGRIVLTRDPDGEERCVACNLCAVACPVGCISLQKAEAQDGRWYPEFFRINFSRCIFCGMCEEACPTTAIQLTPDFEMGEYKRQDLVYEKEDLLIAGPGKNPDYNFYRVAGMTIAGKPKGAAQNEAEPINVKSLLP; encoded by the coding sequence ATGTTCACCTACATCCGTCACATCATCCATGGCACCTTCACCCAGCTGCGCAGCCTGGCGATGATCTTCGCCCACGGCTTTCGCAAGCGCGACACCCTGCAATACCCGGAGGAAGCGGTCTACCTGCCGCCGCGCTACCGCGGGCGCATCGTCCTGACCCGCGACCCCGACGGCGAGGAGCGCTGCGTGGCCTGCAACCTCTGTGCGGTGGCCTGCCCCGTCGGCTGCATCTCCCTGCAGAAGGCCGAGGCCCAGGACGGTCGCTGGTACCCGGAGTTCTTCCGCATCAACTTCTCGCGCTGCATCTTCTGCGGCATGTGCGAAGAGGCCTGCCCGACCACGGCGATCCAGCTGACCCCGGACTTCGAAATGGGCGAGTACAAGCGCCAGGACCTGGTCTACGAGAAGGAAGACCTGCTGATCGCCGGCCCCGGCAAGAATCCCGACTACAACTTCTACCGCGTCGCCGGCATGACCATCGCCGGCAAGCCGAAAGGCGCCGCGCAGAACGAAGCCGAACCGATCAACGTGAAAAGCCTGCTGCCTTAA
- the nuoJ gene encoding NADH-quinone oxidoreductase subunit J — protein sequence MEFAFYFAAGVAVMSTLRVVSSSNPVHALLYLIISLLAVSMVFFSLGAPFAGALEIIVYAGAIMVLFVFVVMMLNLGPAAVEQERNWLTPGIWFGPALLSALLLAQLLYTLFAAPSGALIGETTVDAKTVGISLFGPYLLAVELASMLLLAALVAAYHLGRHEAKDATP from the coding sequence ATGGAATTCGCTTTCTACTTCGCCGCCGGCGTCGCCGTGATGTCCACCCTGCGCGTGGTCAGCAGCAGCAACCCGGTGCACGCCCTGCTGTACCTGATCATCTCGCTGCTGGCGGTGTCCATGGTGTTCTTCAGCCTCGGTGCGCCCTTTGCCGGCGCCCTGGAGATCATCGTCTACGCCGGCGCCATCATGGTGCTGTTTGTCTTCGTGGTGATGATGCTCAACCTCGGCCCGGCCGCCGTCGAGCAGGAACGCAACTGGCTGACCCCGGGCATCTGGTTCGGCCCGGCTCTGCTCAGCGCGCTGCTCCTCGCTCAGCTGCTCTACACCCTGTTCGCGGCGCCGAGCGGCGCGCTCATCGGCGAGACCACCGTGGACGCCAAGACGGTCGGGATCAGCCTGTTCGGTCCCTACCTGCTGGCCGTCGAACTGGCCTCGATGCTCCTGCTGGCCGCGCTGGTCGCCGCCTATCACCTCGGTCGTCACGAAGCGAAGGATGCCACCCCATGA
- the nuoK gene encoding NADH-quinone oxidoreductase subunit NuoK, which produces MSGIPMEHGLALAGVLFSIGLVGLMVRRNILFVLMSLEVMMNAAALAFVVAGARWGQADGQVMFILVISLAAAEASIGLAILLQLYRRFNTLDIDAASEMRG; this is translated from the coding sequence ATGAGCGGAATCCCGATGGAGCATGGCCTGGCCCTGGCCGGCGTGCTGTTCAGCATTGGCCTGGTCGGCCTGATGGTGCGCCGCAACATCCTCTTCGTGCTGATGAGCCTGGAAGTGATGATGAACGCCGCCGCCCTCGCCTTCGTGGTCGCCGGTGCGCGCTGGGGCCAGGCCGACGGCCAGGTGATGTTCATTCTGGTGATCAGCCTGGCGGCCGCCGAGGCCAGCATCGGCCTGGCGATCCTGCTGCAGCTGTACCGCCGCTTCAACACCCTGGATATCGACGCTGCCAGCGAGATGCGCGGATGA
- the nuoL gene encoding NADH-quinone oxidoreductase subunit L translates to MNLLFLTCLFPLLGWLALAFSRGRLSENTAALIGVGSVGLSALTAAWTIWQFNVAPPPGGVYTQLLWQWMAVDGFTPSFTLYLDGLSLTMLGVVTGVGFLIHLFASWYMRGEEGYSRFFAYTNLFIASMLFLVLGDNLLFLYFGWEGVGLCSYLLIGFYFKHSANGNAALKAFIVTRVGDVFMAIGLFILFFQLGTLNIQELMVLAPQKYVAGDTWLWLATLMLLGGAVGKSAQLPLQTWLADAMAGPTPVSALIHAATMVTAGVYLIARTHGLFLLTPEILELVGLVGAATLVLAGFAALVQTDIKRILAYSTMSQIGYMFLALGVGAWDAAIFHLMTHAFFKALLFLAAGSVINACHHEQNIFRMGGLWKKLPLAYVSFIVGGSALAALPLITAGFYSKDEILWEAFASGNQALLYAGLTGAFLTSLYTFRLIFIAFHGEAKVEAHAGHGVAHWLPLTVLIVLSTFIGALITPPLAGVLPQSVGHAGGEAKHSLELVSALIALSGIALAALLFLGQRRLAGAVAGSAPGRLLGAWWFAAWGFDWLYDKLFVRPYLLACRLLGRDPIDASIGVIPRLARGGHGVLSRSETGQLRWYAASIVGGAVLVLAAVLWA, encoded by the coding sequence ATGAACCTACTATTTTTGACCTGCCTGTTTCCCTTGCTCGGTTGGCTGGCGCTGGCCTTCAGCCGCGGGCGACTCTCGGAGAATACCGCGGCGCTGATCGGCGTCGGTTCGGTCGGCCTCTCGGCGCTCACCGCCGCCTGGACCATCTGGCAGTTCAACGTCGCGCCGCCGCCGGGCGGCGTCTATACCCAGCTGCTCTGGCAATGGATGGCGGTGGACGGCTTCACGCCGAGCTTCACCCTCTACCTGGACGGACTGTCGCTGACCATGCTCGGGGTGGTCACCGGGGTCGGCTTTCTCATTCACCTGTTCGCCAGCTGGTACATGCGCGGCGAGGAAGGCTACTCGCGCTTCTTCGCCTACACCAACCTGTTCATCGCCAGCATGCTGTTCCTGGTGCTCGGCGATAACCTGCTGTTCCTGTACTTCGGCTGGGAAGGCGTGGGCCTGTGCTCCTACCTGCTGATCGGTTTCTACTTCAAGCACAGCGCGAATGGCAACGCGGCACTCAAGGCCTTCATCGTCACCCGCGTCGGCGACGTGTTCATGGCCATCGGCCTGTTTATCCTGTTCTTCCAGCTCGGCACCCTGAATATCCAGGAGCTGATGGTGCTGGCGCCGCAGAAGTACGTCGCCGGCGACACCTGGCTGTGGCTGGCGACCCTGATGCTGCTGGGCGGCGCCGTGGGCAAGTCGGCCCAGCTGCCGCTGCAGACCTGGCTGGCCGACGCCATGGCCGGCCCGACCCCGGTCTCGGCGCTGATCCACGCCGCCACCATGGTCACCGCCGGGGTCTACCTGATCGCCCGCACCCACGGCCTGTTTTTGCTCACCCCGGAGATTCTCGAGCTGGTCGGCCTGGTCGGCGCCGCGACCCTGGTGCTGGCCGGGTTCGCCGCCCTGGTGCAGACCGACATCAAGCGCATCCTCGCCTACTCGACCATGAGCCAGATCGGCTACATGTTTCTCGCCCTGGGGGTCGGCGCCTGGGACGCGGCCATCTTCCACCTGATGACCCACGCCTTCTTCAAGGCCCTGCTGTTCCTCGCCGCGGGCAGCGTGATCAACGCCTGCCACCACGAGCAGAACATCTTCCGCATGGGCGGCCTGTGGAAAAAGCTGCCGCTGGCCTATGTCAGCTTCATCGTCGGCGGGTCGGCCCTGGCCGCGCTGCCACTGATCACCGCGGGCTTCTACTCCAAGGACGAGATTCTCTGGGAGGCCTTCGCCAGCGGCAATCAAGCCCTGCTCTACGCCGGGCTTACCGGTGCCTTCCTGACCTCGCTCTACACCTTCCGCCTGATCTTCATCGCCTTCCACGGCGAGGCCAAGGTCGAGGCCCATGCCGGGCACGGCGTCGCCCACTGGCTGCCGCTGACGGTGCTGATCGTCCTCTCGACCTTCATTGGCGCCCTGATCACCCCACCCTTGGCCGGGGTCCTGCCGCAGAGCGTCGGCCATGCCGGCGGCGAGGCCAAGCACAGCCTGGAGCTGGTATCCGCGCTCATCGCCCTGTCCGGCATCGCCCTCGCCGCCCTGCTGTTCCTCGGCCAGCGCCGCCTGGCCGGCGCCGTGGCCGGCAGCGCGCCGGGGCGATTGCTCGGCGCCTGGTGGTTCGCCGCCTGGGGTTTCGACTGGCTCTACGACAAGCTGTTCGTGCGCCCCTACCTGCTGGCCTGCCGGCTGCTCGGCCGCGACCCGATCGACGCCAGCATCGGCGTGATCCCGCGCCTGGCGCGCGGCGGCCACGGCGTCCTCAGCCGCAGCGAAACCGGGCAGCTGCGCTGGTACGCGGCGTCCATCGTCGGCGGCGCCGTGCTGGTGCTCGCCGCCGTGCTGTGGGCCTGA
- the nuoM gene encoding NADH-quinone oxidoreductase subunit M, producing MILPWLVLIPFIGGLLCWLGERFGSTLPRWIALLTMTLLFGLGLWLWSSADFSLAPAPGADPVWAYEFQMQWIERLGISVHLALDGLSVLMISLTGLLGVLSVLCSWHEIQNRVGFFHLNLMWILGGVVGVFLAMDLFLFFFFWEMMLVPMYFLIALWGHSGSAGKTRITAATKFFIYTQASGLIMLVAILALVFVHYNGTGVLTFNYADLLKTELAPGTEYLLMLGFFIAFAVKFPVVPFHSWLPDAHAQAPTAGSVDLAGILLKTAAYGMIRFALPLFPNASAEFAPVAMALGVFAIVYGALLSFAQTDIKRLVAYSSVSHMGFVLIAIYSGSQIALQGAVVQMLAHGLSAAALFILCGQLYERLHTRDMREMGGIWARMPWLPALCLFFAAAALGLPGTGNFVGEFLILIGTFPGAPWITVLAASGLVFGSVYSLIMIHRAFFGPAKAQGALLGLKPRELSMVLGLAVLLTLLGIYPQPVLDTSAASMQGVQQWLHSSLSQFASVR from the coding sequence ATGATTCTGCCTTGGCTAGTCCTGATTCCCTTTATCGGCGGCCTGTTGTGCTGGCTGGGTGAGCGCTTCGGCAGCACGCTGCCGCGCTGGATCGCCCTGCTGACCATGACCCTGCTGTTCGGCCTGGGCCTGTGGCTATGGTCCAGCGCCGACTTCAGCCTGGCGCCGGCGCCAGGCGCAGATCCGGTCTGGGCCTACGAGTTCCAGATGCAGTGGATCGAGCGCCTGGGCATCAGCGTGCACCTGGCCCTCGATGGCCTGTCGGTGCTGATGATCAGCCTCACCGGACTGCTGGGCGTGCTCTCGGTGCTCTGCTCCTGGCACGAGATCCAGAACCGCGTCGGCTTCTTCCACCTCAACCTGATGTGGATCCTCGGCGGGGTGGTCGGGGTGTTCCTGGCCATGGACCTGTTCCTGTTCTTCTTCTTCTGGGAAATGATGCTGGTGCCGATGTACTTCCTCATCGCGCTCTGGGGCCACAGCGGCAGCGCCGGCAAGACCCGCATCACCGCCGCCACCAAGTTCTTCATCTACACCCAGGCCAGCGGCCTGATCATGCTGGTGGCGATCCTCGCCCTGGTGTTCGTCCACTACAACGGCACCGGCGTGCTGACCTTCAACTACGCCGACCTGCTTAAGACCGAACTGGCGCCGGGCACCGAATACCTGTTGATGCTCGGTTTCTTCATCGCCTTCGCGGTGAAGTTCCCGGTGGTACCCTTCCATTCCTGGCTGCCGGACGCCCACGCCCAGGCGCCGACCGCCGGCTCCGTGGACCTGGCCGGCATCCTGCTGAAGACCGCCGCCTACGGCATGATCCGCTTCGCCCTGCCGCTGTTCCCCAACGCCTCGGCGGAATTCGCCCCCGTGGCCATGGCCCTGGGCGTGTTCGCCATCGTCTATGGCGCCTTGCTGTCCTTCGCCCAGACCGACATCAAGCGCCTGGTGGCCTACTCCAGCGTGTCGCACATGGGCTTCGTGCTGATCGCCATCTACTCCGGCAGCCAGATCGCCCTGCAGGGGGCGGTGGTGCAGATGCTCGCCCATGGCCTGTCAGCCGCCGCGCTGTTTATCCTTTGCGGCCAGCTCTACGAGCGCCTGCACACCCGCGACATGCGCGAGATGGGCGGGATCTGGGCGCGCATGCCCTGGCTGCCGGCCCTCTGCCTGTTCTTCGCCGCCGCGGCGCTGGGCCTGCCCGGTACCGGCAACTTCGTCGGCGAGTTCCTGATTCTCATCGGCACCTTCCCCGGTGCGCCCTGGATCACCGTCCTCGCCGCGTCGGGTCTGGTATTCGGTTCGGTGTACTCGCTGATCATGATCCACCGCGCCTTCTTCGGCCCGGCCAAGGCACAGGGCGCGCTGCTCGGGCTCAAGCCCCGCGAGCTGAGCATGGTGCTGGGCCTGGCGGTGCTGCTGACGCTGCTCGGCATCTACCCGCAGCCGGTGCTCGACACCTCCGCCGCCAGCATGCAGGGCGTCCAGCAGTGGCTGCACAGCAGCCTCAGCCAATTCGCCTCGGTTCGGTAA